The following proteins come from a genomic window of Ictalurus furcatus strain D&B chromosome 12, Billie_1.0, whole genome shotgun sequence:
- the LOC128615519 gene encoding high-affinity lysophosphatidic acid receptor-like gives MMVCNVSSGCGLPEHHTLKYVTNVTGLQETTNSSLSTSLKVVLSVIMVVIIAIGFLGNAIVCLIVYQKPAMRSAINLLLATLAFSDIMLSLFCMPVTAVTVVSHDWCFGLDFCRITLVLYWLFVLEGVSILLIISVDRFLIIVQRQDKLTPGRARLFIAASWLFSFCLALPAAGSVPTIKASRCVLGYIESPNRGYTLLLVNAVFFVPVSVMLVSYLRILNTVRRNALRVHNHTFPSPEHGGKVSLPVLRRPPQLSVDVSFKTRAFTTILILFVGFSVCWLPHTALGLLAAFNQKFYTSNEFYAASVGALWLSYLKAVFNPVVYCWRIRKFREACDEFVPRSFRMPRLRARGGPRVRPCSIYVCAESQSAM, from the coding sequence ATGATGGTGTGCAACGTCAGTTCAGGATGTGGTCTACCAGAACATCACACACTCAAATATGTAACAAATGTCACTGGGCTTCAGGAAACCACAAACTCCTCTTTATCCACCAGCCTGAAGGTTGTGCTGTCTGTCATAATGGTGGTCATCATCGCCATCGGTTTTCTCGGAAACGCCATCGTCTGCCTCATAGTTTACCAAAAGCCGGCGATGCGTTCTGCCATCAATCTGTTACTAGCCACGCTGGCTTTCAGCGACATCATGCTCTCACTCTTCTGCATGCCTGTGACTGCTGTTACCGTGGTGTCCCATGATTGGTGTTTCGGACTGGACTTTTGCCGCATCACGCTTGTGCTCTATTGGCTCTTTGTGCTGGAAGGCGTGTCCATCCTGCTGATCATCAGCGTGGACCGCTTTCTCATCATCGTGCAGCGGCAAGACAAGCTGACGCCGGGTCGTGCTCGCCTGTTCATCGCCGCGTCCTGGTTGTTCTCCTTCTGCTTGGCCTTGCCTGCTGCCGGCAGCGTGCCAACTATTAAAGCTTCACGCTGCGTTTTGGGCTACATTGAGTCCCCTAACCGCGGCTACACACTGCTGCTGGTCAACGCTGTCTTTTTCGTGCCCGTGAGCGTCATGCTGGTCTCCTATTTGCGCATCCTAAACACGGTGCGCCGCAACGCCTTGCGTGTCCACAACCACACCTTTCCCAGTCCTGAACATGGAGGAAAAGTGAGTTTGCCGGTTCTACGGCGCCCCCCGCAGCTCAGCGTGGACGTGAGCTTCAAGACGCGGGCCTTCACTACGATCCTTATCCTTTTTGTTGGGTTTTCCGTGTGCTGGCTGCCCCACACGGCGCTCGGCCTCTTGGCTGCTTTCAATCAGAAGTTCTACACGAGTAACGAGTTTTACGCAGCAAGCGTGGGGGCGCTGTGGCTCAGCTACTTGAAGGCTGTGTTTAACCCTGTGGTGTACTGCTGGAGGATCCGCAAGTTCCGCGAGGCCTGCGACGAATTTGTACCCAGGAGCTTCAGGATGCCCAGGCTGAGGGCACGAGGTGGACCCAGGGTTCGTCCCTGCAGCATCTACGTCTGCGCTGAGAGCCAGTCAGCCATGTGA